The sequence CAGTTACTTAACGATTTTATTTTTGCTTCAGAATTCCTTCAAGATGCAAAGCATATGCGCATGCAGGAAGCAGGAAAACAATAGTAATTTTTAACACCAATCTATTACAAGCATGAACTGGAAAAGAGGCTTATTGATTTGCACCTTGTTAATAACAATTGGTTTAGTGAATGCACAAACCCCTATTGACAATCGCCCCAATTACGTGAAGAGTCCGGGAATACCCACATTTAAACTGGTATTAATAGACAGCAGTTTGTTTACGAACAAGATGATACCTGCTGCAGACTATACCTGTATTGTTTATTTCAGTCCGGATTGCGGACATTGCCAATACGAAGCAGACCAAATGATCCGCAACATGGACAGCTTGAAAAATAT is a genomic window of Sediminibacterium sp. TEGAF015 containing:
- a CDS encoding TlpA family protein disulfide reductase produces the protein MNWKRGLLICTLLITIGLVNAQTPIDNRPNYVKSPGIPTFKLVLIDSSLFTNKMIPAADYTCIVYFSPDCGHCQYEADQMIRNMDSLKNIQFVWVSYRDFNDIKAFARKYQFDLYPNIITGRDPEYAVPSFYQVKFTPFVALYNKEKQFIKVWEQGVEIPELLQFIHKK